The Dreissena polymorpha isolate Duluth1 chromosome 2, UMN_Dpol_1.0, whole genome shotgun sequence nucleotide sequence GCTCTAACATTTATCCAGTTCAATACACTAATAAATAAGTACACATTCACTACTTGATAAATAACACttcattttaatcatttaacaaCATGTGGACAATAGGAggtgtaaataataataaaaaaagcttCATGAAATAGCTGGTTTCACAAAATTGTGACAGGTGATTGGATATGAAGTGTTTTTTTGTTTAGTTGTATTTATCCTCACACTTTTtgaaagcgtggggatattgtggttatctccgccatctgtccgtccatccttgccactatctcctcctacactattagcactagaaccttgaaacttacacacatggtagctatgagcatatgtgcactatttggaattttgatttgacccctgggtcaaaagttatgggagttggtgtggggctgggtcagagattttcactcattttttatgttattttacattaacttcttcatttctacaccaatttacttcaaattgatactgaacatctcttcaacaatatggtcaatctcaactatgcatggccccattgccaaacctggggcgccccctcGGTCAAACATGCTGTGTCGGGGTtcgcgtcagcctctgccgcgccatttctagctgttttcaacagtattttagaCATATAATGGCAGTCAGTTAACCAACTCGCCATTTTCCTGCAATAGCTGGTTTATCTTTACTTAAGTGTACATACAGTAATATTCATTTTAGTAACAGACAACTGCCCTATTGGAATCAGATGGGGATTAACCTTAGAAAGGATTTCACGAAAAATCCCCATACAAGTTAAGAGAAAGGGCTAGGGTTTGAGCCCCAATCCAAGGATGTGTAGTCAGCTCTCTACCAACTGACCTAACCTGATCAGTGTTAAGACATaccatccatgcaagtatcaaagctttgtagccAGTGCTATTGATGTCAGATGAAACTCACCATTTTGGTATGACCAAGAATTGTGTATTTGGACCTTCTAATCAAAATGAGGTCAGATGATGGGGATCAAATCATTTAATGATAGCTTTTGAAGACGTAATCTATCAAGTGTTAAAGCTTCGTAGCAAGCTGTATtgattaaagataaaaaacaaatcattttgGGTCAACATAATACTTTGACCCAGGTCCAAAAGTAAGTAGATTTCAAGATCAAAATGAGATCAGGTGATTTGGATGTGTTTACCCTGTTCATAGTTAACATCAATTCAAGTAATGAAGCTTTGTAGGAAGCGGTATGGATGCAGGCAAAACACGTCATTATGGGTTTACCAAGAATTTTGACCTTCTGAATAACAATTATCCCAGTCAAAAAAGTATGTCATTGTCTAGGTCATATGAGGTCAGTGCTTGTATTCACTAAGCCCAGAAATATACCTAAATAAGAATTTcagataaaaatttcattaacaaATCTGATATTTTCTGCTTAAAAAgtactcaatatttttgtttaaaaaaaatatattaaaagattTAAACAGGAAATATAATGAATACTTGCCCAGGTGATGAGGGCATGTTGATATATAGTGTTCAAAGATATCATCCATTCAAGTACATGTATCGAATCAATGCTTTGTAGAAAGCATAATTGATGTTATTAATGTCATTTTAATTGCAGTCAACATAAAAAGAATGAATGGACAAGCCAATTGCTAAATACATCCCAGAATCTTTTAATGTTGGGGCATACAAAAATGATATCTTGCAAACAATTGTGTATTACAGCATGGATTCAAATGTGTGAAAAAGATActttttgatttaaaataatacattaaatttctgtacattttctttcttttctGGCAATTTCAAGAACTTTACAGATATTCAATACTTATACAGAAGTGCctaaaaactgtttttgttttaaacattgaacactGAAGGCAGATTTTACTCACTTGCTTCAGCTTGTACATTCTCATCTACCTGCGCAGAAGCAATCTATGAATTAAAACAGTCAATCTGACGCAGTGTCACTTTTCAAGTTGAGCAATCATTGCATGTCACTGGAATTCATGGAAACAATGATGTTCCCTTTTTAATGCCTTGCGATCTTCCTGGTGTCTTGTGTTAATGAACTTTCTGCTTGTCATGTTGACCACGAGTGGATGGTTTTTTGACAATGTATGTTGAGTAGAAAAAGTGTAAGAATAAAACAAGGTAACTGAAATACATAATCAAACAGAATCGGATGTTTCTGTAGTTGTGGTGGCATTGCTTTCCCTCATTCAGAGCATTGTAAGCTACAATATTCACCACGATTCCCATGATCATCTGTATAACCTGGAGTGttgtaataaacatgtttacccaTTTTGGTAGCTGGTATTGTAAGGCTCGCACACAGTAGTAAGAGTACATAAAGGAATGAACAACATAGTTCATCACCATAAACCACCTGCCGGGTGCAATTTTTTCAGAGTAGCTAAACCAACAGTACCAAAGAACAGTAATGTGGTGATACCAGTGGAGAAATATCAGCGGCTGCTTTCTCAGAACAATGAATACTGTGTCCCCGAGCTCTAGAACTTTTGACAAGGTGAATAATGCTGTCCAAAAACTGGATACATTACCCTGGTCGATGAATGAACTGTTACAGCACGAGTAAAAAAATCCTTGGGTCTTAAGGCTCCACACCATTTCTGGCAGGGTGCGAAAGGAGCCAATGATGCTGAATACTGCTAGAAGTCCACTCCACAAAGCCAGGTAAGGTCGCAGCTCGTATCTTTTTCTGTTTTGCATGTACACTTGGGTTCCAAATATCACTATGAGATACACGGCAGAGTAAATGAAGCTATCCGCCCAATGGGCCTGCATGTAGTTGTCAAACGCAATCTCATCGTGAGTCTGTTCGAATTTAAAAACGTACGTCACGTTGATTTTATCCATGTTTTTAGTAAGCTGTTTATTCTCCATCTTTTTTTGTTTAACCCAAATTTAATGAACTGTCAGAGAGTTTGTAGGTTAGTAGGAGCCACACTTGTCACAAGTTACGCCTAAACATGTGTTGGTTGTCAAAACCGAAAATGAACAAGTCTGTATTTATTGGCTGCTTTGATGACCTGTTATTCCTAAACCAATGAAAAGCCTTGTTGCAAAATGGACTAGATTAtgaatcaaaatggccgacttcaaTTGCAAAATACGGAAGACATCGACTTTTCTGCTTATTATTTGTATGATCCTGATTTTTTTTGTAGTTAATGGAAGAACAGCCTAAACtaatatttgaatttttattgTTATGAAACTCACCTATGTGTAAATCCAACTTAAacttaataattgtttatttttattacctCCCTTGAAGGCTACACTGCACCGATTTCATATGTGAAATATAACCTTAGTTTTACAAGTGTTGTAAACagtaaataaacatgttaattattGGCATTTATTACCATTAGTATTTGTAAATTCACCGTGTTTAACTATACCTATCACTATGCATTAATTATTCAGTCAATGTGTAAGAAAGTCACTGATGTCCATTTGACTTCTTTTGCAGTCTTGACATCATAAGGGTtgcatgtttgtatgtttttctgCAGTAAATTTGGAgtttagaaaaagtagttccaaTATCATGCATATTATACAAATTATCAAATATTCTGGTAGAATTAAAATATTTACAGCTTATTGCAGGAAATAAATTAGGCTTTGgatgctttttaatttgaataaagatGCTACTGAGGTTGATGTTCTTATACacttgtattttttatgatcaattCAGTTGTGAGATTTGCCATTGGGACCCCTTCAACTGGTTTAAACCCCTATTGTATGCATTAACCAATCCAAGGCGATGATGCCAGCTTAAATCAggattttatgttaaatgtttaattgtatgtATTGTGTTGTGTTGACAATtgttcatttgacttaaataaaaggCTAGCTGAAAAGAATTTCTCTACTGATTACAGTGTGCTCTTGTAGTTTAACTACTGGTACTTGTATGTATTGTTATTAAACCATGGCCAACACCAGAACTCCAAATCATTGGTTATTACTATTATTAACtgtatattatttcttaaacaattaaGCAAGAATATTTCATTGGATAATAAGTTTTTTTCCGTAGTATTTGTCATTGCTATTATTTTCTGTTATGTTTCTTTACAGATTTCATTTCATTTGCTTTTTGTGATGATGCCGTCAATGTCAAAGATGCGGAAGATTCCAGTTCCAACAAGACTGAATTTAATAAAGGGGAACACAAGCAACCAAGGAGAGACAGT carries:
- the LOC127868767 gene encoding elongation of very long chain fatty acids protein 6-like, with amino-acid sequence MENKQLTKNMDKINVTYVFKFEQTHDEIAFDNYMQAHWADSFIYSAVYLIVIFGTQVYMQNRKRYELRPYLALWSGLLAVFSIIGSFRTLPEMVWSLKTQGFFYSCCNSSFIDQGNVSSFWTALFTLSKVLELGDTVFIVLRKQPLIFLHWYHHITVLWYCWFSYSEKIAPGRWFMVMNYVVHSFMYSYYCVRALQYQLPKWVNMFITTLQVIQMIMGIVVNIVAYNALNEGKQCHHNYRNIRFCLIMYFSYLVLFLHFFYSTYIVKKPSTRGQHDKQKVH